From one Nitrospira sp. MA-1 genomic stretch:
- a CDS encoding response regulator — protein sequence MRGAVKNTIKILTIEDDTAQIEALKEALTVAQIICVEILEAEDGEQAMSFLNQEYPFMDAPQPDLIFLSNHLPDVTGEEIIKGLQRDRRLQSIPVALFSEEAPRQSKDFPFPPNCHLFKRPKTCDEWIYVLRCIEDVWVSLLNMAGKPLI from the coding sequence ATGCGCGGAGCCGTCAAAAACACAATAAAGATCCTGACGATTGAGGATGATACGGCCCAGATAGAAGCCCTCAAGGAAGCCCTGACGGTAGCCCAAATCATCTGTGTGGAAATTCTTGAGGCCGAGGACGGCGAACAAGCCATGTCCTTTTTAAATCAGGAATATCCCTTTATGGATGCCCCACAACCCGACCTGATTTTTCTCTCCAATCATCTCCCCGATGTGACGGGAGAAGAGATTATTAAGGGACTCCAGCGCGACCGCCGCTTACAGTCCATTCCGGTGGCGTTGTTTTCGGAGGAGGCTCCACGTCAATCGAAAGATTTTCCCTTCCCTCCCAATTGTCATCTATTCAAACGACCGAAGACCTGCGACGAATGGATCTATGTGCTGCGATGCATTGAAGATGTCTGGGTCTCGCTTTTAAACATGGCCGGAAAACCTCTCATTTAA